From the uncultured Methanobrevibacter sp. genome, one window contains:
- the ilvE gene encoding branched-chain-amino-acid transaminase, whose product MAWDDKETKVWMDGEFVEWKDANISVLSHVVHYGTSVFEGIRAYENENGVAVFRLKEHVQRLFDSAKIYKIDIPFTQEEIEEAILETLRVNDLGACYIRPIVFRGYGELGVNPLGCPVNVAIAAWEWGSYLGEEGMANGVDIGVSSWRKPAPDTFPALAKCGANYMNSQLAKLEAIEHGYDEAIMLDYEGHVSEGSGENIFLVENGKLFTPSMSSSNLKGITRDSIMTVARDLGYEVVEEVISRERLYSADEVFFTGTAAEVTPIRSIDHRQIGIGRRGPVAEKLQKTFFDIVEAKIEDKFGWLSYI is encoded by the coding sequence ATGGGACGATAAAGAAACAAAAGTTTGGATGGACGGAGAATTTGTCGAATGGAAAGATGCAAACATTTCAGTACTTTCTCACGTTGTACATTATGGTACTAGCGTTTTTGAGGGTATTCGTGCATATGAAAATGAAAATGGTGTTGCAGTATTCCGTTTAAAAGAACATGTACAACGTTTATTTGATTCTGCAAAAATTTATAAAATCGATATTCCTTTCACACAAGAAGAAATTGAAGAGGCAATTTTAGAAACTCTTCGTGTCAATGATTTAGGGGCATGTTACATACGTCCAATTGTATTTAGAGGATACGGAGAATTAGGAGTAAACCCGTTAGGATGTCCTGTTAATGTAGCAATCGCTGCTTGGGAATGGGGATCATATTTAGGAGAAGAAGGAATGGCAAACGGTGTAGATATTGGTGTTTCATCATGGAGAAAACCTGCACCAGACACTTTCCCTGCACTTGCTAAATGTGGTGCTAATTACATGAACTCCCAATTAGCAAAACTTGAAGCTATTGAACACGGATATGATGAAGCTATCATGCTTGATTACGAAGGTCATGTTTCAGAAGGTAGCGGAGAAAACATTTTCCTTGTAGAAAACGGAAAATTATTCACTCCATCAATGTCCTCATCCAACCTCAAAGGTATTACAAGAGACTCAATCATGACTGTTGCCCGTGATTTAGGTTATGAAGTTGTTGAAGAAGTAATTTCCAGAGAAAGATTATACTCTGCCGATGAAGTATTCTTCACTGGAACTGCAGCTGAAGTAACTCCAATTCGTTCAATTGACCACAGACAAATTGGTATTGGAAGAAGAGGACCAGTAGCTGAAAAATTACAAAAAACATTCTTTGACATTGTAGAAGCTAAAATTGAAGATAAATTCGGTTGGTTAAGTTATATCTAA
- the cobT gene encoding nicotinate mononucleotide-dependent phosphoribosyltransferase CobT encodes MIEGIKTYGSDELTKRLQECDDPVFLLTIGTTETSLIDGISGAGPSADLTEYTPASDAEFMILGEVRCCEAPAETVVGDAAAPTPARLTKAALQLANIPFVIVDAGSKIKPDVEYVNLGKDYGRDIRTGKGVLNPLEIFENAKDLGAELSRRHEMLIIGESIAAGTTTALGVLRALGYDANEKVSGSMPHNPHDMKTKCVDEGLKNAGLDPETDDIDAMQAIGAVGDPTLAAMSGIVLGSEIPIILAGGTQMAAVCAIVKSIQPNFDFSRINLSTTVFVAGDETADLFGILKQIDDSITVNVVDPEFEKSEHEGLKNYLKGFVKEGAGAGGAMYTALVLGNSVERLRKRIEKVCK; translated from the coding sequence ATGATTGAAGGAATTAAAACTTACGGATCAGATGAACTCACAAAAAGGTTACAGGAATGTGATGATCCGGTATTTTTACTTACAATCGGTACAACAGAAACTTCATTGATAGATGGAATTTCCGGTGCAGGTCCTTCAGCAGACTTAACTGAATACACCCCAGCTTCAGATGCGGAATTCATGATTTTAGGTGAAGTAAGATGCTGTGAAGCTCCAGCTGAAACAGTAGTTGGAGATGCTGCTGCACCGACCCCTGCAAGACTTACCAAAGCAGCACTACAACTTGCAAATATCCCATTTGTTATTGTTGATGCAGGGTCTAAAATAAAACCTGACGTTGAATATGTAAATCTTGGAAAAGACTATGGAAGAGACATAAGAACCGGGAAAGGAGTCTTGAATCCTCTTGAAATATTTGAAAATGCAAAGGATTTAGGTGCCGAATTATCAAGAAGACACGAAATGCTGATTATTGGCGAAAGCATTGCAGCAGGAACAACCACCGCTTTAGGAGTTTTGAGAGCACTTGGCTATGATGCAAATGAAAAAGTGAGCGGCAGCATGCCTCATAATCCTCATGACATGAAAACAAAATGTGTTGATGAAGGACTTAAAAATGCTGGCCTTGACCCTGAAACAGATGACATCGATGCAATGCAGGCTATCGGAGCAGTTGGAGACCCTACACTTGCGGCAATGTCAGGAATAGTATTGGGATCAGAAATTCCAATTATTCTAGCCGGCGGGACTCAAATGGCTGCAGTTTGTGCTATAGTAAAATCAATTCAGCCTAACTTTGATTTTTCAAGAATTAACCTATCCACAACTGTTTTTGTTGCAGGTGATGAAACTGCAGACCTCTTTGGAATATTAAAACAGATTGACGATAGCATTACCGTCAATGTTGTAGACCCTGAATTTGAAAAATCAGAACATGAAGGGCTTAAAAATTACCTGAAAGGATTTGTTAAGGAAGGTGCCGGAGCCGGAGGAGCAATGTATACCGCACTTGTCTTAGGAAATTCCGTTGAAAGACTTAGAAAAAGAATAGAAAAAGTATGTAAATAG
- the uppP gene encoding undecaprenyl-diphosphatase UppP — MDIIQAIIIGIVQGLTEFLPVSSSAHLVFIQNILGVESSLAFDTFLHLGTLIAVMWFFRYDIIKMIKSWILSIEDLIQGRFQEGFYKDPYKRLAWYVILATIPVGIVGVLFEDSVDALFSGALYVPAFFLFVTGTILYLSQRMASGNINMDNISKRQALLMGLGQACAILPGLSRSGTTIAAGLVAGLDKEFAAKFSFILSIPAILGAFLLQAKDIGSAMDANFLPIILGFIASIIAGYMAIKWMLDLIRNRSLDIFAYYCWVVGIVVFMGSIAHIF, encoded by the coding sequence ATGGATATAATTCAAGCAATAATTATTGGTATTGTTCAGGGATTAACTGAATTTTTACCGGTCAGTAGTTCAGCTCATTTGGTTTTTATCCAAAATATTTTAGGTGTTGAAAGTTCTCTTGCTTTCGATACTTTTCTTCATTTGGGAACTTTGATTGCAGTAATGTGGTTCTTTAGGTATGACATTATAAAAATGATCAAATCTTGGATTTTAAGCATTGAAGACCTTATTCAGGGTAGATTTCAGGAAGGTTTTTACAAAGATCCTTATAAAAGACTTGCCTGGTATGTAATTTTAGCTACAATTCCTGTTGGTATTGTCGGAGTATTATTTGAAGATTCTGTAGATGCTTTGTTTTCAGGTGCTTTATACGTTCCAGCATTTTTCCTGTTTGTAACAGGTACAATACTTTATCTGTCTCAAAGAATGGCCAGTGGAAATATTAATATGGATAATATCTCCAAAAGACAAGCTTTATTGATGGGATTAGGTCAGGCATGTGCAATTTTACCTGGTCTTTCACGTTCAGGTACTACAATTGCTGCAGGTCTTGTTGCAGGTCTTGATAAGGAATTTGCTGCAAAATTCAGTTTTATATTGTCTATTCCTGCTATTTTGGGAGCTTTCCTCTTACAGGCTAAGGATATCGGTTCAGCAATGGATGCAAACTTTTTGCCTATAATTTTAGGATTCATAGCATCAATTATTGCTGGATATATGGCTATTAAGTGGATGTTGGATTTAATTAGAAACAGAAGCCTGGATATTTTTGCATACTACTGCTGGGTAGTGGGCATAGTTGTATTCATGGGTTCAATAGCACATATATTTTAG